A region of Streptomyces sp. WMMC500 DNA encodes the following proteins:
- a CDS encoding MFS transporter codes for MDENPSPQHTLLRRSLPGWLIALTLTTFTFSTDDYLVAGVLPGIADDLDVSEAAVGQLVTVFSLVLALAAPVASVVTATWPRRPLFTVALAVFAAANFAMPLVASFPVLMALRVVAALAAAIVVPGALGAAAALAPPERQGRYMGTVFAGLTTSLLLGVPLGTWVGAVAGWQGAFVLGGLLGVASLAALYATLPEPPRGQALRLADRLTPLARPALLVGLAATAVAVLGNLMVVTYLAVYLRDLAGIGPTGLGVVFVLAGLAGIVGSQLGGPAADRWGAERALLMGCGAFALVMLGLLACWPLRPAPLVLVVPLLLLWSAAAWWIPPAASARLLRLAGPAGAQALALNSSAVYLGVAAGGAVGGVLLDAYGSGALPAGAAAAQGVALALFGLASRRASQGKP; via the coding sequence ATGGACGAGAATCCCTCCCCGCAGCACACCCTCCTCCGCCGCTCCCTGCCGGGCTGGCTGATCGCGCTCACGCTGACGACCTTCACATTCTCCACCGACGACTACCTGGTCGCGGGCGTACTCCCCGGCATCGCCGACGACCTGGACGTCTCCGAGGCCGCGGTCGGGCAACTCGTCACCGTCTTCTCCCTGGTACTCGCGCTCGCCGCCCCGGTCGCCTCCGTGGTCACCGCGACCTGGCCCCGCCGGCCCCTGTTCACCGTCGCCCTCGCGGTGTTCGCCGCCGCGAACTTCGCCATGCCGCTCGTCGCCTCCTTCCCCGTCCTGATGGCGCTGCGCGTGGTCGCCGCGCTCGCCGCCGCCATCGTGGTCCCGGGCGCGCTCGGCGCCGCCGCGGCCCTCGCACCGCCGGAGCGGCAGGGCCGCTACATGGGCACGGTCTTCGCAGGACTGACCACGTCGCTGCTGCTCGGCGTGCCGCTGGGCACCTGGGTCGGCGCGGTCGCGGGCTGGCAGGGCGCGTTCGTGCTCGGCGGCCTCCTGGGCGTCGCCTCCCTCGCCGCCCTGTACGCGACCCTGCCCGAGCCGCCCCGCGGCCAGGCCCTGCGCCTGGCCGACCGGCTGACCCCGCTGGCCCGCCCCGCGCTGCTCGTCGGCCTCGCCGCCACCGCCGTCGCCGTCCTCGGCAACCTGATGGTGGTCACCTACCTCGCCGTCTACCTCCGCGACCTCGCCGGCATCGGCCCCACGGGGCTCGGGGTCGTCTTCGTGCTGGCCGGCCTCGCCGGCATCGTGGGCAGCCAGCTCGGTGGCCCTGCCGCCGACAGATGGGGCGCGGAGCGCGCGCTGCTGATGGGCTGCGGGGCGTTCGCACTGGTGATGCTCGGGCTCCTCGCCTGCTGGCCGCTGCGCCCCGCGCCGCTGGTGCTGGTCGTGCCGCTGCTGCTGCTGTGGTCCGCGGCGGCCTGGTGGATCCCCCCGGCCGCCAGCGCCCGGCTGCTCCGCCTCGCCGGCCCGGCCGGCGCGCAGGCCCTCGCGCTCAACAGCAGCGCCGTCTACCTCGGCGTCGCCGCCGGCGGCGCGGTCGGCGGCGTGCTCCTCGACGCCTACGGCAGCGGCGCGCTCCCGGCCGGCGCGGCGGCGGCGCAGGGCGTGGCGCTCGCCCTCTTCGGCCTGGCCTCCCGCCGGGCTTCTCAGGGGAAACCCTGA
- a CDS encoding TetR/AcrR family transcriptional regulator, with translation MPRPADPARKTALLDSVVDYLVDHGLATLSMRPLAKELGQSTRVLTHHFADKADLLAATLTRLDERQREWLAGLPGADGAMGMGEVVRATWEYHLTPEHLPLTRLIHEIEGLAAGDRLGGATSRLLADRVEFVAGWFRDRGVPAEAATGYATLLNAAFAGLQIDMLNTGDRLRTTAAVHRLADLADGWVAAYAGAREGA, from the coding sequence ATGCCCAGACCCGCCGACCCGGCCCGCAAGACCGCCCTGCTCGACTCGGTCGTCGACTACCTCGTGGACCACGGGCTCGCCACCCTCTCGATGCGGCCGCTGGCCAAGGAGCTGGGGCAGAGCACGCGCGTGCTCACGCACCACTTCGCCGACAAGGCCGACCTGCTGGCCGCCACGCTGACGCGGCTGGACGAGCGGCAGCGGGAGTGGCTGGCCGGGCTGCCGGGCGCGGACGGCGCGATGGGCATGGGCGAGGTCGTCCGGGCCACGTGGGAGTACCACCTCACGCCGGAGCACCTGCCGCTCACCCGGCTCATCCACGAGATCGAGGGGCTCGCCGCCGGCGACCGGCTCGGCGGCGCGACGTCGCGGCTGCTGGCGGACCGGGTGGAGTTCGTCGCGGGCTGGTTCCGCGACCGGGGCGTGCCGGCGGAGGCGGCGACGGGCTACGCGACGCTGCTCAACGCGGCCTTCGCGGGGCTGCAGATCGACATGCTCAACACCGGCGACCGGTTGCGCACCACGGCGGCGGTGCACCGGCTGGCGGACCTGGCGGACGGGTGGGTGGCCGCGTACGCGGGGGCGAGGGAGGGGGCGTAG